Proteins from one Juglans microcarpa x Juglans regia isolate MS1-56 chromosome 1S, Jm3101_v1.0, whole genome shotgun sequence genomic window:
- the LOC121245911 gene encoding ATG8-interacting protein 1 isoform X2: MADNEEGEQNASRGTEWEVVSLSASAYAAAPGPKEVELKDDDSGNVYQEDDAAEISRALFMSGHFVFPPSQHENLPLEPDDSEIHKKQGDEFPGVQFFDEKGCTLSIHGTDFEDGTTLQGLNLIEKEQSIYNEVTYGSLHCETGLGSTAYGENMAIPGLNEQGLDFSPDIPLSPVPAKEQKHDECDLPCGAWWKRRAASLYAHAKEANTFWSIFIAAAVMGLVVLGQQWQQERWQALQLKWQISINEERRGRMLGPIYRLKDVIVGGHRHGSLIRGSSSSEA, from the exons ATGGCAGATAATGAGGAGGGAGAGCAAAATGCCTCACGTGGGACCGAATGGGAAGTTGTGTCACTTTCAGCATCAGCATATGCTGCTGCCCCTGGCCCAAAAGAAGTTGAACTGAAGGATGATGACAGTGGTAATGTTTACCAAGAGGATGATGCTGCAGAAATATCTCGTGCTTTGTTCATGTCTGGTCATTTTGTTTTTCCACCTAGTCAGCATGAGAATTTGCCATTGGAACCTGATGACAGTGAGATTCATAAGAAACAAGGAG ACGAGTTCCCAGGAGTACAGTTTTTTGATGAAAAGGGTTGTACGTTATCCATCCATGGTACAGATTTTGAAGACGGCACTACTCTCCAAGGATTAAATTTGATCGAAAAGGAGCAAAGTATATATAACGAAGTCACATATGGTTCTTTACACTGTGAGACAGGTCTTGGTTCAACTGCATATGGTGAGAACATGGCCATTCCTGGACTAAATGAGCAAGGCTTGGATTTTTCTCCAGACATTCCATTGTCTCCAGTACCTGCAAAAGAGCAGAAGCATGATGAGTGTGACCTTCCTTGCGGAGCTTGGTGGAAGAGAAGGGCTGCTTCCCTGTATGCTCATGCAAAAGAGGCAAATACATTTTGGTCTATTTTCATTGCTGCAGCTGTGATGGGTCTTGTCGTACTTGGGCAGCAATGGCAGCAGGAAAGGTGGCAGGCTTTGCAACTCAAGTGGCAGATCAGCATTAACGAAGAg AGGAGGGGCAGGATGCTGGGTCCCATATATCGACTTAAGGATGTGATAGTTGGCGGTCACCGCCATGGTTCCCTGATCAGGGGCAGCTCCTCAAGTGAGGCCTAA
- the LOC121245911 gene encoding ATG8-interacting protein 1 isoform X1, protein MADNEEGEQNASRGTEWEVVSLSASAYAAAPGPKEVELKDDDSGNVYQEDDAAEISRALFMSGHFVFPPSQHENLPLEPDDSEIHKKQGGKDVVSEFDIIEAGRSSGKDDENLTFKGLTGPDEFPGVQFFDEKGCTLSIHGTDFEDGTTLQGLNLIEKEQSIYNEVTYGSLHCETGLGSTAYGENMAIPGLNEQGLDFSPDIPLSPVPAKEQKHDECDLPCGAWWKRRAASLYAHAKEANTFWSIFIAAAVMGLVVLGQQWQQERWQALQLKWQISINEERRGRMLGPIYRLKDVIVGGHRHGSLIRGSSSSEA, encoded by the exons ATGGCAGATAATGAGGAGGGAGAGCAAAATGCCTCACGTGGGACCGAATGGGAAGTTGTGTCACTTTCAGCATCAGCATATGCTGCTGCCCCTGGCCCAAAAGAAGTTGAACTGAAGGATGATGACAGTGGTAATGTTTACCAAGAGGATGATGCTGCAGAAATATCTCGTGCTTTGTTCATGTCTGGTCATTTTGTTTTTCCACCTAGTCAGCATGAGAATTTGCCATTGGAACCTGATGACAGTGAGATTCATAAGAAACAAGGAGGTAAGGATGTGGTATCTGAATTTGATATCATAGAAGCTGGTAGATCCAGTGGAAAGGATGATGAGAATTTGACCTTTAAAGGTTTAACTGGTCCAGACGAGTTCCCAGGAGTACAGTTTTTTGATGAAAAGGGTTGTACGTTATCCATCCATGGTACAGATTTTGAAGACGGCACTACTCTCCAAGGATTAAATTTGATCGAAAAGGAGCAAAGTATATATAACGAAGTCACATATGGTTCTTTACACTGTGAGACAGGTCTTGGTTCAACTGCATATGGTGAGAACATGGCCATTCCTGGACTAAATGAGCAAGGCTTGGATTTTTCTCCAGACATTCCATTGTCTCCAGTACCTGCAAAAGAGCAGAAGCATGATGAGTGTGACCTTCCTTGCGGAGCTTGGTGGAAGAGAAGGGCTGCTTCCCTGTATGCTCATGCAAAAGAGGCAAATACATTTTGGTCTATTTTCATTGCTGCAGCTGTGATGGGTCTTGTCGTACTTGGGCAGCAATGGCAGCAGGAAAGGTGGCAGGCTTTGCAACTCAAGTGGCAGATCAGCATTAACGAAGAg AGGAGGGGCAGGATGCTGGGTCCCATATATCGACTTAAGGATGTGATAGTTGGCGGTCACCGCCATGGTTCCCTGATCAGGGGCAGCTCCTCAAGTGAGGCCTAA